The window GAGCGACGATATCTAAAAATCTTCTTGGGATCATATGGAAATTTGAAGAGTTGATAGTCCGAATACCAGAAGAATGTATACACTGATAACATCAAATAAGCAAAAAATAAAATTGTTCCTACGTTGATTTCTCCAAATAAAAATGGTAGCAAACCCCAAAAAAGATTAAAATAGAAAACATCACCTAAATAGTATTTCAAAGGTACCTTAGGTGTATCAAAATAATTTTTAAAAAATGTTGTAATTTTTTCCATAAAAAGTCTCCAAAATTAGTAGTAGATAGATTAGCATTTCCTTATGAAGCTCCTCCTTTAGCACATTTTTTTCATACAGTTCTATCTATCTCTTATATTGTACCCCCCCCCCGAACATATTTGTAAAGGTAAATGTTAAAAAATTTAAATTTAAAAAGCCGGATTGCTCCGACTTCTTCTAGTCTATTAACTCAGACAAGGACTTTTTGGTCCTGACTGTCAACTCATAAGGAAACTCCAGATAGGTTTTGCCACTTTTCTCATAGAGATAGGCAATTTTATTATAAGGTTGAAAGATTAGTTGATAATATTCCTTTACTCCGACTGGCTGGTCATGGTTGCTAGCATTTTTGAAAAGATAAGGATGAATTTGGGAAAGCTCTGACAGAAAATCGCTCATTTCACTACCTTCCAGAGTTCTTAGCTCTCCACCATCCTGATTACTAATTACAATCTGGTCAGCTTGAGGTAAACTAATTTCAGTTTTCTTCACAACTTGATAGCCAAGTAAGATGCAGATACAAGATAAAACAACAAAAATCAACCATCTCTTTTTCATATTAGCACCCAACCTTTTTTAGTAAATTATATCAAGCTCAGAAAATCTGTCAAGAGAAAACATAGAAATCTATTGAAGGCTAGCAATTTTCTGCATCCGTAATCTTAGGGCAATCCCGCAAACAAAAATACCGCTAATCAGACCAATCCAATAGGCTTCTGGTCCCAGGTGGAAAAATCTTTCCAGGAAAAAGGCAACCGGAAAGGTCATGGACCAATAAGCAACTAGGCCAAGTACAAATGGAACAGTCGTATCCTTGTACCCCCTCAAAATTCCTTGAATTGGTGCTGTATAGGCATCTGCCAATTGGAACATGAGGGCAAAGCTTAGAAAATGTGAGGTCAGTCGGACAAAGTCTGTATCATTTCCGTAGAGAAAGGCAACTTTGGAACGGAAAAAATAAAGGAAGGTTAAGGTCAGACCTGCAAAGCCTAACGCTACCAAGCGTCCCAAACGGCTGTAGGCTTTTACATCTATAGGTCGTTTTGCACCCACTTCATAGGCAACCACAATAGCCAAGGCTGAGGATACCGATGATGGAAAGGCATATAATAAGGTTGCAAAGTTCATGGCCGCCTGATGAGCCGCGATAATCTGAGCAGAAAATTTTGCCATGTAAAGGCCAACTACTGCAAAAATAGCCACTTCTGCAAAGACTTGCAAACCAATTGGCAAACCAATTTTCAAGCCTTCCTTCAATAAAGAAAGGTCAATCGGACTCCACCGCCAAATCTGATAAGAAGAAATGGTCTTATTTTTGCACATGACAAGGACAATGACTAGCAACACAGCCCAGTAAGCTAAAGCAGTGCCCAATCCAGCACCTGCTCCGCCCAGGGCTGGTAGGCCCATTTTCCCGTAAATCAAGAGATAGTTGAAGAGGCTGTTAAAGGGAACCAAGAGCAACATGAGGTACATGGAGAGTCGGGTCAAGCCCAAGGCGTCGAAAAAGGATCGACAGACACTGAACAGTAAGAGGGGCAAGATACCGATGGAGATATAGTAGAGGTACTGCCGACCGACCTGAAAGACAGCTTCGTCCAAGTCGAAACGTGCGAGGGATGGAATAGCTATAAAAATGACCGAGCACAAGAGTAAAACGGTTAATCCAATAGATAGATAGACAAACTGATGAAACTCTTGTCGAATCTTTGACTTCTCTCCTTGTCCCAAATATTGGGCAATAATCGGGACAAGTGCCGACACAATTCCTGTCAAAAATGAGAACAAGGGATTCCATAGGCTAGTTGCCATAGAAACTCCTGCCAAATCCATGGTACTGTACTGACCAGTCATCATGGTATCAATGAAGGATGCCGAGTAATTAGCAAATTGATAAATTAAAATAGGCAAAAATATTTTGATAAAGAGCCAGAGCTTCTCTTTGTTATTTCTTGTTTGGTACATACTTATTCTCTTTCAATTTTATATAAATATTGTAACAAGAAAAGGACCTGCATTGCAAGTCCTCTTTGACTAGATAGAATCCCCATTCCAGATTGAATTTTTTACAATTACATAATCAACGTGCTTCAAGCTGGTCATGTCACGACCGCCAGCATAAGAAATGGATGATTGCAAATCTTGCTCCATTTCAATCAGCGTATCTTTCAAGTGGCCTTTGGCTGGCAGGAGAATTTTTTTACCTTCTACGTTCTTATAGGCTCCTTTTTGGTATTCAGATGCAGAGCCGTAGTATTCCTTAAACTGTTTGCCGTCTACTTCTACTGTCTTTCCTGGGCTTTCGATGTGACCAGCAAAGAGCGAACCAATCATAACCATGCTAGCACCGAAACGGATGGATTTGGCAATATCTCCGTGGGTACGGATACCACCGTCCGCAATAATCGGCTTACGAGCAGCTTTTGAACACCAACGAAGGGCAGCCAGCTGCCAACCCCCTGTACCAAAACCAGTTTTGACCTTGGTGATGCAGACCTTACCTGGACCAATTCCAACTTTTGTTGCATCCGCACCGGCATTTTCCAACTCACGAACAGCCTCAGGCGTTCCCACATTTCCAGCAATGACAAAGGTATCAGGCAATTCTTTCTTGATATGCTTGATCATTTTAATCACGCTATCCGCATGACCATGCGCAATATCAATAGTAATAAACTCAGGCGCGTCAGCTTTTAAACTAGAAACAAAGTCGTATTCATAGTCTTTCACACCAACCGATATAGAAGCAATCAAGCCTTGGTCATGCATGCGTTTCACGAAGGGAATTCGCCCCTCTTCATCAAAACGGTGCATGATGTAAAAATAACCATCTTTAGCCAACATTTCCGCCACATCTTCATCCAAGATTGTCTGCATATTGGCTGGAACAACTGGCAGTTTAAAAGTGTATTTTCCGAGTGTTACAGATGTATCTGCCTCTGAACGGCTATTGATGATACATTTGTTTGGAATGAGCTGAATATCTTCGTAGTCAAAAACTGGTGTTTCATTAAACATGAGCTTCTCCTCTGTTCGTTTTTAAATGATTTTTGTATTAGGAAATACTAGTTTGTTCGTTTTTCCTTAACCGACATCTATAATTAT is drawn from Streptococcus sp. 29892 and contains these coding sequences:
- a CDS encoding DUF5301 domain-containing protein, with the protein product MKKRWLIFVVLSCICILLGYQVVKKTEISLPQADQIVISNQDGGELRTLEGSEMSDFLSELSQIHPYLFKNASNHDQPVGVKEYYQLIFQPYNKIAYLYEKSGKTYLEFPYELTVRTKKSLSELID
- a CDS encoding MATE family efflux transporter; amino-acid sequence: MYQTRNNKEKLWLFIKIFLPILIYQFANYSASFIDTMMTGQYSTMDLAGVSMATSLWNPLFSFLTGIVSALVPIIAQYLGQGEKSKIRQEFHQFVYLSIGLTVLLLCSVIFIAIPSLARFDLDEAVFQVGRQYLYYISIGILPLLLFSVCRSFFDALGLTRLSMYLMLLLVPFNSLFNYLLIYGKMGLPALGGAGAGLGTALAYWAVLLVIVLVMCKNKTISSYQIWRWSPIDLSLLKEGLKIGLPIGLQVFAEVAIFAVVGLYMAKFSAQIIAAHQAAMNFATLLYAFPSSVSSALAIVVAYEVGAKRPIDVKAYSRLGRLVALGFAGLTLTFLYFFRSKVAFLYGNDTDFVRLTSHFLSFALMFQLADAYTAPIQGILRGYKDTTVPFVLGLVAYWSMTFPVAFFLERFFHLGPEAYWIGLISGIFVCGIALRLRMQKIASLQ
- the guaC gene encoding GMP reductase, whose translation is MFNETPVFDYEDIQLIPNKCIINSRSEADTSVTLGKYTFKLPVVPANMQTILDEDVAEMLAKDGYFYIMHRFDEEGRIPFVKRMHDQGLIASISVGVKDYEYDFVSSLKADAPEFITIDIAHGHADSVIKMIKHIKKELPDTFVIAGNVGTPEAVRELENAGADATKVGIGPGKVCITKVKTGFGTGGWQLAALRWCSKAARKPIIADGGIRTHGDIAKSIRFGASMVMIGSLFAGHIESPGKTVEVDGKQFKEYYGSASEYQKGAYKNVEGKKILLPAKGHLKDTLIEMEQDLQSSISYAGGRDMTSLKHVDYVIVKNSIWNGDSI